The following are encoded in a window of Rhodopirellula bahusiensis genomic DNA:
- a CDS encoding DinB family protein, which produces MQVKDAIRSTMNLSDMVFRGYLGDLEDSDLMRRPGTGCNHLAWQIGHLVVAEVMMLGGMFPEFKTELPEGFEETHHKDNVDCEDPSKFNTLAEYLELMTKVRANTLAALEAMDESKLDDPAPEQMRAFCPTVGDMMILIGTHPMMHAGQVVPVRRECGKPVMF; this is translated from the coding sequence ATGCAAGTCAAAGATGCGATCCGATCAACGATGAATTTGAGTGACATGGTCTTTCGAGGCTATCTCGGTGACCTCGAAGATTCGGACCTGATGCGTCGTCCCGGAACAGGTTGCAATCACTTGGCTTGGCAAATCGGCCACTTGGTGGTCGCAGAAGTGATGATGCTGGGCGGGATGTTTCCGGAGTTCAAAACGGAATTGCCCGAAGGCTTTGAAGAAACCCACCACAAAGACAACGTGGATTGTGAAGACCCATCAAAGTTCAACACGCTGGCTGAATACTTGGAACTGATGACCAAGGTTCGTGCGAACACGTTGGCGGCACTCGAAGCGATGGATGAATCCAAACTCGATGATCCAGCTCCTGAGCAGATGCGAGCTTTCTGCCCAACCGTCGGCGACATGATGATTCTGATCGGGACTCACCCAATGATGCACGCCGGACAAGTCGTCCCTGTTCGCCGAGAATGTGGCAAACCCGTGATGTTCTGA
- a CDS encoding dockerin type I domain-containing protein — translation MQKSSRRLRVENLEHRRLLAADSMIGPQYPDAWGAVALDSAMAAAEDVSTQDVSGREAEGESVLKVRLDFSLDSSNFFTTRYPQAKAAMQEAVDEVVARFNDTLAAVNPPSRSQIQWQPAVLDPRTGGLTALPTSFRAAANEIVVYVRGNNLTGLTRGLGGYNTFGVGYNCPDQACVNEANAFISNLTTRGETGAGASTPSDFAPVVGAITIDTRSEVDWNFGAVDTGEPGQSDFRAVVAHEFAHVLGFGTAPSFTRYVSGGRFSGPQANAVFPGSANIPLNGTSHLADSVLDVVPTTMTARFDGTLSELDFAILDDIGWELTPDTRPTVQITTLEQTVPESEGTVVLSATLSATPSQNISVPVVISGTASVNSDYTVTPATFNFASGQRTATMTVNVVDNAVNEGLESLTVRLVDSSVAKLGAEAEALVVILDDDGSPVGQTQLNQPEFSSTAITVPGNNQPVAYLFRASANTTLRVTKVGATAPLEAFFVLNEDLEPIGQYDGAGDLSVTLSANQNYVLRFEARSAAAQYQIASTAGFQVINNDSPTNVLQPSDVTGDGEVSALDALRVINALNAADASEINVNNEVLEEGNYYDVTGDGTVTSLDALRVINTLSGPTSANSETGVASASAAAFAADETSADETDSEGSSESGFVPAVVSVLLDDHDHDDELSHDDTHHEEETESSSSVLAPSLVDSVFVEYGASCLA, via the coding sequence ATGCAGAAGTCTTCCCGACGCCTTCGCGTTGAAAACCTAGAACATCGACGACTGTTGGCCGCTGATTCGATGATCGGTCCCCAGTACCCGGATGCTTGGGGCGCGGTTGCGTTGGACTCCGCGATGGCGGCGGCGGAGGACGTTTCCACGCAAGATGTTTCGGGACGAGAAGCGGAGGGCGAAAGTGTCCTCAAAGTCCGGCTGGATTTTTCGTTGGACAGCAGCAATTTCTTCACGACTCGTTACCCGCAAGCCAAAGCGGCGATGCAGGAGGCGGTGGACGAAGTCGTGGCCCGGTTCAACGACACATTGGCCGCGGTCAATCCGCCGAGCCGTTCGCAAATTCAATGGCAGCCCGCGGTTTTGGATCCACGCACGGGCGGTCTGACGGCGTTGCCCACATCGTTTCGGGCCGCGGCCAATGAGATTGTCGTCTACGTTCGCGGCAACAACCTGACCGGGTTGACTCGTGGTTTGGGCGGCTACAACACATTTGGCGTCGGTTACAACTGCCCCGATCAAGCTTGTGTCAATGAAGCCAACGCGTTCATCAGCAATTTGACGACTCGAGGTGAGACGGGTGCGGGCGCCTCCACACCCAGTGATTTCGCACCGGTGGTGGGTGCGATCACGATTGATACGCGAAGCGAAGTGGATTGGAACTTCGGAGCGGTTGATACTGGCGAACCAGGCCAGTCGGACTTCCGCGCGGTGGTGGCTCACGAGTTTGCTCATGTCTTGGGATTTGGAACCGCACCATCGTTCACTCGTTATGTTTCCGGCGGTCGTTTTTCTGGACCCCAAGCCAACGCGGTCTTTCCCGGCTCGGCAAACATTCCGCTCAACGGCACCAGTCACTTGGCGGACTCGGTTCTCGACGTGGTGCCCACCACGATGACGGCTCGCTTTGATGGGACACTCAGCGAACTCGATTTCGCGATTTTGGATGACATCGGTTGGGAGCTTACACCGGACACCAGGCCGACCGTTCAGATCACAACACTCGAACAAACGGTTCCTGAATCCGAGGGGACTGTGGTGCTCAGTGCGACTCTATCGGCGACACCTTCGCAGAACATTTCAGTCCCGGTGGTGATTTCGGGGACGGCGTCGGTGAATTCCGACTACACGGTCACGCCCGCCACATTCAACTTCGCATCTGGCCAGCGCACGGCAACGATGACCGTGAATGTTGTCGACAATGCAGTCAACGAAGGTCTCGAATCATTGACGGTTCGTTTGGTGGATTCGAGTGTCGCCAAGCTGGGAGCGGAGGCGGAAGCACTGGTCGTCATTTTGGACGACGATGGATCCCCGGTCGGACAAACGCAGCTGAACCAGCCAGAATTCAGTAGCACCGCGATCACAGTTCCTGGGAACAACCAGCCAGTTGCGTATTTGTTTCGTGCTTCTGCGAACACGACATTGCGAGTGACCAAGGTCGGAGCAACAGCACCATTGGAAGCGTTCTTCGTGCTCAACGAAGATCTCGAACCGATCGGTCAATACGACGGTGCCGGCGATTTGTCCGTGACTTTGTCCGCCAACCAGAACTACGTGTTGCGATTCGAAGCTCGGTCGGCAGCCGCGCAATATCAAATTGCATCGACCGCCGGTTTTCAGGTCATCAACAACGACAGCCCCACCAACGTTTTGCAACCATCGGACGTGACGGGGGATGGCGAAGTTTCGGCCTTGGACGCATTGCGAGTGATCAATGCGTTGAATGCGGCCGATGCATCCGAGATCAACGTTAATAACGAAGTGTTGGAAGAAGGGAATTACTACGACGTTACCGGAGATGGGACGGTGACATCCCTCGACGCTCTGCGAGTCATCAACACGTTGTCCGGTCCAACTTCCGCGAATTCTGAGACTGGTGTCGCCAGTGCATCGGCCGCCGCGTTTGCGGCGGACGAGACGAGTGCAGACGAGACCGACTCGGAAGGTTCGAGTGAGAGTGGATTTGTTCCTGCCGTGGTGTCAGTCCTTCTGGATGATCACGATCACGACGATGAGCTGTCGCATGATGACACTCATCACGAAGAAGAAACCGAATCTTCATCCAGTGTTCTCGCACCATCCTTGGTTGACTCGGTCTTCGTCGAATACGGAGCAAGTTGCTTAGCTTGA
- a CDS encoding ThuA domain-containing protein, whose translation MNTLNLCRLHLVPALFLLFITAAIVPQTSQAETQKLVLVAGKPSHPPRMHEFNAGVQLLADSLKDVEDLDVEVVLNGWPKDEAIFENANAVVFYMDGGGRHEIVQEDGRRLKMIDEWVENGVGLGFMHYGVEVVADQAGEEMTRWIGGHYENQFSCNPIWEPTFAVFPDHPVTSGVQPFQANDEWYFNMRFLSGMAGNQAKEIDGVQFQPILLAKPSDDVRDGPYVYPRGPYDHIQASAGRAEAMMWVVERSDGGRGFGFTGGHFHDNWGIDDYRKVVLNALVWTAKGNIPENGIESTVSEEQLDQNLDPKKPRKKK comes from the coding sequence GTGAACACCTTGAACCTCTGCCGTTTACATCTCGTCCCCGCCCTGTTTTTGCTGTTCATCACCGCAGCGATTGTTCCCCAAACCAGCCAAGCAGAAACTCAAAAGCTTGTTTTGGTCGCCGGCAAACCTTCCCACCCGCCTCGAATGCACGAGTTCAACGCGGGCGTGCAACTGCTGGCTGATTCGCTCAAGGATGTTGAGGACTTGGACGTCGAAGTGGTCCTCAACGGATGGCCCAAAGACGAGGCCATCTTCGAGAACGCGAACGCAGTCGTGTTTTACATGGACGGAGGCGGTCGCCACGAAATCGTCCAAGAGGACGGTCGTCGCCTGAAGATGATCGACGAATGGGTCGAGAACGGAGTTGGCCTCGGATTCATGCACTACGGCGTGGAAGTCGTCGCCGATCAAGCCGGTGAGGAAATGACGCGATGGATCGGCGGTCACTACGAAAATCAATTCTCATGCAACCCAATCTGGGAACCCACTTTCGCGGTCTTCCCCGATCACCCCGTCACCAGCGGTGTCCAACCGTTCCAAGCCAATGACGAGTGGTACTTCAACATGCGATTCTTGTCAGGAATGGCTGGCAACCAAGCCAAGGAAATCGACGGCGTTCAATTCCAGCCAATCTTATTGGCCAAACCATCCGACGATGTTCGTGATGGCCCCTACGTTTACCCACGAGGCCCTTACGATCACATCCAAGCATCGGCGGGTCGCGCTGAGGCAATGATGTGGGTGGTCGAACGTTCCGATGGCGGTCGCGGATTCGGATTCACCGGCGGGCACTTTCACGACAACTGGGGCATCGACGACTATCGCAAAGTCGTGCTCAACGCGTTGGTTTGGACTGCGAAGGGAAATATTCCTGAAAATGGAATTGAATCCACCGTCAGCGAGGAGCAATTGGATCAGAACCTGGACCCCAAAAAACCTCGCAAGAAGAAGTAG
- the surE gene encoding 5'/3'-nucleotidase SurE, which translates to MRILLTNDDGVHAPGLAALRQQLRHLGEVITVAPATEQSGVGHSITYLTPLVPKSIHRDGVHWAWAVEGSPADCVKLSLAELFVDEPIDLVVSGINNGLNAGINVLYSGTVAAAIEGAFFGVTSVAVSLENSDDNDFDAAAVIARNVIGEIVRHDESRGGLFNLNVPTAATESASEVKVVPMGLAQYGRRYEKRQDPGGRDYYWALWTQPDKPPAEMSDVTQLREGCVTLTPLHFNLTRDELLDEMKEWDLRP; encoded by the coding sequence ATGCGAATTCTGTTAACGAATGATGATGGCGTTCATGCCCCGGGTTTGGCGGCACTTCGTCAGCAACTGCGTCACTTGGGCGAAGTCATCACGGTTGCTCCGGCAACGGAACAAAGTGGCGTCGGTCATTCGATCACTTATTTGACGCCTTTGGTTCCAAAATCCATCCACCGCGATGGCGTTCATTGGGCGTGGGCGGTCGAAGGTTCGCCGGCTGATTGTGTGAAGCTTTCGCTCGCGGAATTGTTTGTTGACGAGCCGATCGATTTGGTTGTCAGCGGCATCAACAATGGGCTGAACGCGGGCATCAATGTGCTGTACTCCGGCACGGTCGCGGCTGCGATCGAAGGAGCTTTCTTTGGCGTGACCAGCGTCGCCGTGTCGTTGGAGAATTCCGACGACAACGACTTCGATGCGGCTGCGGTGATTGCTCGAAACGTCATTGGCGAAATCGTTCGTCATGATGAGTCTCGAGGTGGGTTGTTCAATTTGAATGTTCCCACGGCTGCAACGGAATCGGCGAGCGAAGTGAAGGTCGTGCCGATGGGATTGGCGCAGTACGGACGACGCTATGAAAAGCGTCAGGATCCTGGTGGACGTGATTACTATTGGGCGTTGTGGACACAACCCGACAAGCCACCGGCGGAAATGAGCGATGTGACCCAGCTTCGAGAGGGGTGTGTGACGTTAACCCCCCTTCATTTCAACTTGACTCGAGATGAACTTCTCGACGAGATGAAGGAGTGGGATTTGCGTCCGTGA